Proteins found in one Polyangiaceae bacterium genomic segment:
- a CDS encoding FadR family transcriptional regulator yields MAQETPENSVEPLERQSLVDRLTARLGEAILAGRYDRGATLPPERDLARSLQVNRTSLKHALQRLEQLGFISTRHGIGSVVLDPTETAGARLLSYLVFRTSGIDTAVLSDLIEARTLLGAFLTRLAAERRAEEDVRRLKQVLADLETVGDDPDEVQRIELTFFRNIMRATKNQIFVTLAGSMFAVYLGRAHVFRDAFTDRAGVRRALGRVLEAVEAKDAEAAEKAAHDYLKRNGKALLEAAKREA; encoded by the coding sequence ATGGCCCAAGAAACCCCAGAAAACAGCGTCGAGCCGCTGGAGCGGCAGAGCCTGGTGGACCGCCTGACGGCCCGGCTGGGGGAGGCCATCCTGGCCGGGCGCTACGACCGAGGCGCGACCCTGCCGCCGGAGCGGGACCTCGCCCGCTCGCTTCAGGTCAACCGCACCTCGCTCAAGCACGCGCTTCAGCGGCTGGAGCAGCTCGGCTTCATCTCCACCCGGCACGGCATCGGCTCGGTGGTGCTCGACCCCACGGAGACGGCCGGCGCACGCCTGCTCTCTTACCTGGTGTTCCGCACCTCGGGCATCGACACCGCGGTGCTCTCCGATCTGATCGAGGCGCGCACGCTGCTCGGGGCCTTCCTGACGCGCCTGGCCGCCGAACGGCGCGCCGAAGAGGACGTGCGGCGGCTGAAGCAGGTGCTCGCAGATCTCGAAACCGTCGGCGACGACCCGGACGAGGTGCAGCGCATCGAGCTCACGTTCTTCCGCAACATCATGCGCGCCACGAAGAACCAGATCTTCGTCACCCTGGCGGGCTCCATGTTCGCGGTCTACCTGGGGCGCGCCCACGTGTTCCGGGACGCATTCACCGATCGCGCCGGGGTCCGCCGCGCGCTCGGACGCGTGCTCGAGGCCGTGGAGGCCAAGGACGCGGAGGCCGCCGAGAAGGCGGCGCACGACTACCTGAAGAGAAACGGCAAGGCGCTGCTCGAGGCCGCCAAACGAGAAGCCTGA
- a CDS encoding IgGFc-binding protein, with the protein MVGAVDGTTLTWEPAPPAGAPSSLAQGQVAQFSAPGPFVVRSQDDHHPFYMSAHMTGAGLYDPQQQNPSAKADGRGDAEFVNVIPPGEYLDRYVFFTDPTYPETNLVIVRVKDQNGFEDVTLDCAGVLTGWKPVGTSGSFEYTYFDLVRHNFESQGGCNNGRREMSSKLPFGLTVWGWGSADTGQQFQGFYTQYVSYAYPGGASVAPINEVFVPPIPK; encoded by the coding sequence ATGGTCGGCGCGGTGGACGGCACCACGCTGACCTGGGAGCCGGCCCCGCCCGCTGGCGCTCCGAGCAGCCTGGCGCAGGGACAGGTCGCACAGTTCAGTGCGCCGGGACCGTTCGTGGTCAGGAGCCAGGACGACCACCATCCATTCTACATGTCGGCGCACATGACCGGCGCAGGCCTGTACGACCCGCAGCAACAGAACCCGAGCGCCAAGGCGGACGGCCGGGGCGACGCGGAGTTCGTCAACGTGATCCCCCCGGGCGAGTACCTCGATCGCTACGTGTTCTTCACCGACCCGACCTACCCGGAGACGAACCTGGTGATCGTCCGGGTGAAGGATCAGAACGGGTTCGAGGACGTCACACTCGACTGCGCGGGCGTCCTGACCGGGTGGAAGCCCGTGGGAACCTCCGGCAGTTTCGAATACACCTACTTCGATCTGGTCCGCCACAACTTCGAGTCCCAGGGCGGTTGCAACAACGGGCGCCGCGAGATGTCGAGCAAGCTGCCCTTCGGTCTCACTGTGTGGGGCTGGGGCTCCGCAGACACGGGGCAGCAGTTCCAGGGCTTCTACACGCAGTACGTGAGCTACGCCTACCCGGGTGGCGCCAGCGTCGCCCCCATCAACGAGGTCTTCGTCCCGCCGATCCCGAAGTGA
- a CDS encoding VCBS repeat-containing protein — MRRAWGRAVGAFLLLWASAGCTTSQGDEPEPSGPYRRVASVSTGEAPASLGLADFDQDANLDLVVANNQGATLSTFRGNGKGGFAAGGKLDAGQEPRSVAAADFDGDGFVDVAVVNQADSTLGVYSNQKDGTFSPATTVVTGKSPTFVIARDLNQDGRPDLLVTNADDDSLSVFLAAAPGGFEPRVDFDAGTNPVRAALVDLDSDGALDVVTATRVVPPTVSVLMGDGKGAFGAPTKYKASNRPGLVFPIAPQAITAGDVNGDGKQDVVVGNRGLDILDGEVWLLAGDGTGTLNPPAALPGVTVLAPAFMELVDFDGDGTLDIVEADHDPSLAAVVAAIAGSGFSVCIASGDGLGSFEHTACLPTGDYPYEVATGLLNADGKLDLVTADAGSDSVSVHLANF, encoded by the coding sequence ATGAGGCGCGCGTGGGGTCGAGCGGTGGGCGCGTTCCTACTGCTCTGGGCGAGTGCCGGGTGCACGACCAGCCAGGGCGACGAGCCCGAACCGTCAGGGCCCTATCGACGCGTGGCCTCCGTCTCGACCGGCGAGGCGCCCGCGTCGCTCGGGCTCGCCGACTTCGACCAGGACGCGAACCTCGACCTGGTCGTGGCCAACAACCAGGGCGCCACGCTGAGCACGTTTCGTGGCAACGGAAAGGGCGGCTTCGCCGCGGGTGGGAAGCTCGACGCTGGGCAGGAGCCGCGTTCGGTGGCCGCCGCGGACTTCGACGGCGACGGGTTCGTGGACGTCGCAGTGGTCAATCAGGCCGACAGCACGCTCGGCGTGTACTCGAACCAGAAGGACGGCACGTTCTCTCCGGCTACCACGGTCGTCACGGGAAAGAGCCCGACCTTCGTGATCGCGCGCGACCTGAACCAGGATGGGCGCCCGGATCTCCTGGTCACCAACGCGGACGACGACTCGCTCTCGGTGTTCCTCGCCGCAGCGCCGGGCGGGTTCGAGCCCCGAGTCGACTTCGACGCGGGGACGAACCCCGTGCGGGCGGCGCTGGTCGATCTCGATTCGGACGGCGCGCTCGACGTCGTCACCGCCACGCGGGTGGTTCCGCCCACCGTCTCGGTGCTGATGGGAGACGGAAAGGGGGCGTTCGGCGCACCCACCAAGTACAAGGCGAGCAATCGACCCGGGTTGGTGTTCCCGATCGCGCCCCAGGCGATCACCGCGGGCGACGTGAACGGTGACGGGAAGCAGGACGTGGTCGTCGGAAATCGCGGGCTCGACATCCTGGACGGCGAGGTCTGGCTGTTGGCCGGCGACGGCACGGGGACCTTGAACCCACCGGCGGCGCTGCCCGGGGTGACGGTGCTGGCACCCGCGTTCATGGAGCTCGTGGACTTCGACGGCGACGGCACCCTCGACATCGTCGAGGCCGATCACGATCCCAGCCTGGCGGCGGTGGTCGCGGCGATCGCCGGGAGCGGCTTCAGCGTGTGCATCGCCAGCGGGGATGGGCTGGGCAGCTTCGAGCACACTGCGTGTTTGCCGACGGGCGACTACCCGTACGAAGTGGCGACCGGGCTGCTGAACGCCGACGGGAAGCTGGATCTGGTGACGGCTGACGCCGGCAGCGACAGCGTCTCGGTCCACCTCGCCAACTTCTAG
- a CDS encoding Uma2 family endonuclease has translation MAAPAKKAATYQDVLDAPAHLVAEIIGGELRLSPRPGPLHQAAAGALSYQLFGPFRFGRGGPGGWLFLEEPELHLEARERPIVPDLAGWKRERMAELPESAAIELPPDWVCEILSPRTEQIDRTDKMPVYAGARVQHLWLVNPTLQLLEAHVLDGRDWRRTGAWRGDACARIPPFDAIELELALLWSR, from the coding sequence ATGGCTGCCCCGGCCAAGAAGGCGGCGACGTACCAGGACGTGCTGGACGCGCCGGCCCACCTGGTCGCTGAGATCATCGGAGGGGAGCTTCGTCTCTCGCCGCGACCCGGGCCGCTTCACCAGGCCGCCGCCGGCGCCCTGAGCTACCAGCTCTTCGGACCCTTTCGCTTTGGTCGCGGTGGCCCTGGCGGCTGGCTCTTTCTCGAAGAGCCCGAGCTGCATCTGGAGGCTCGCGAGCGCCCCATCGTCCCCGACCTGGCGGGCTGGAAGCGCGAGCGCATGGCCGAGCTTCCAGAGTCCGCCGCCATCGAGCTGCCCCCGGATTGGGTGTGCGAGATCCTCTCGCCCCGCACCGAACAGATCGATCGCACGGACAAGATGCCCGTCTACGCGGGCGCGCGGGTCCAGCACCTGTGGCTGGTCAATCCGACTCTCCAGCTACTGGAAGCGCACGTCCTCGACGGCAGAGACTGGCGGCGCACAGGCGCGTGGCGTGGCGACGCTTGCGCGCGCATCCCGCCCTTCGATGCGATCGAGCTGGAGCTCGCGCTGCTCTGGAGCCGCTGA
- a CDS encoding sigma 54-interacting transcriptional regulator: MSAGERRTLRPDAEAEGTVELDPLRAASPVVRAFSLSVAEGDARGLSWKSSSERCSIGSHPSNDLVLSDPTVSRFHCEITVAGRGARVRDLGSLNGTFVDGTEVVEAHLKTGSAIRLGRSVLSFNLGEKESTIAQSAKDGFGALIGGSVAMRAAFAILEKVAVSDATVLIEGETGTGKDVAAEGIHQASPRRDANLVVVDCGAVPANLLESQLFGHERGAFTGADQRRVGAFEEASGGTVFLDEIGELPLELQPKLLRVLEKKQITRLGSNQPRPVDMRIVAATNRDLRAMVNSGQFREDLYYRLAVVRVRLPALRERPEDIPGLVRRFLQTFGASAAAIERLTRAEHLSALARSAWPGNVRELKNAVERSVVLDQPGLPPEPSLPVSGAVDIGMPYEEARHRALGDFERRYLTAQLAAHGDNVSAAARASGMGRVHFHRLLRRSGLR; the protein is encoded by the coding sequence ATGAGCGCCGGCGAGCGGAGGACGCTGAGACCCGACGCCGAGGCGGAGGGCACGGTCGAGCTCGACCCGCTCCGGGCTGCTTCACCTGTGGTGCGGGCGTTCAGCCTGAGCGTCGCGGAAGGGGACGCGCGCGGGCTGAGCTGGAAGTCCTCCTCCGAGCGCTGTTCCATCGGCTCGCACCCTTCGAACGACCTCGTGCTGTCGGACCCCACGGTGTCGCGCTTTCACTGCGAGATCACCGTGGCCGGTCGCGGCGCACGCGTGCGGGATCTGGGCAGCCTGAACGGCACCTTCGTGGACGGCACCGAGGTCGTCGAAGCTCACCTGAAGACCGGCAGCGCCATTCGCCTGGGACGTTCCGTCCTGAGCTTCAACCTGGGCGAAAAGGAGAGCACCATCGCGCAGTCCGCCAAGGACGGCTTCGGCGCGCTGATCGGCGGCAGCGTGGCGATGCGCGCCGCCTTCGCCATCCTGGAGAAGGTCGCCGTGAGCGACGCCACCGTGCTCATCGAGGGCGAGACCGGCACCGGCAAGGACGTCGCCGCCGAGGGCATCCACCAGGCGAGCCCGCGGCGCGACGCGAACCTGGTGGTGGTGGACTGTGGCGCGGTGCCGGCCAACCTGCTGGAGAGCCAGCTCTTCGGTCACGAGCGCGGCGCCTTCACCGGCGCGGACCAGCGCCGGGTCGGCGCGTTCGAGGAGGCGTCGGGCGGCACGGTGTTCCTGGACGAGATCGGCGAGCTGCCGCTGGAGCTCCAGCCCAAGCTCCTGCGCGTGCTCGAGAAGAAGCAGATCACGCGTCTGGGCTCGAACCAACCTCGACCGGTGGACATGCGCATCGTCGCGGCCACGAACCGCGACCTGCGCGCCATGGTGAACAGCGGGCAGTTCCGCGAGGACCTGTACTACCGGCTGGCGGTCGTTCGCGTACGGCTGCCCGCGCTGCGCGAGCGCCCGGAGGACATTCCCGGGCTGGTGCGGCGCTTCTTGCAGACCTTCGGCGCGAGCGCGGCGGCGATTGAGCGCCTGACCCGCGCCGAGCACTTGTCCGCCCTCGCCCGCTCGGCTTGGCCCGGCAACGTGCGCGAGCTGAAGAACGCCGTCGAGCGCAGCGTGGTGCTGGATCAGCCAGGGCTCCCTCCGGAGCCGAGCCTCCCGGTGTCGGGCGCCGTGGACATCGGCATGCCTTACGAAGAGGCGCGCCATCGCGCCCTCGGTGACTTCGAGCGTCGCTATCTGACCGCGCAGCTCGCTGCGCACGGCGACAACGTGTCGGCGGCGGCGCGCGCCTCCGGCATGGGGCGCGTCCACTTCCACCGCCTGCTACGCCGGAGCGGGCTCCGCTGA
- a CDS encoding serine/threonine protein kinase encodes MPAEEPTPATDLTVDEAPTVADADAERTIEEAALQKESHAHAAVGMRLTLIGALGCAALLQLVVHKRPVHWVITGLLFAIAGVSVYLDRTAAGVHRGRPPARLLLGLLMALAALLATAYLGLLSSTSLLLAIIVWAFASNDYAFEAWLVYLTCALGYLVLVALSLTHVLPLTGSVLGLQKENLRALFGLSILLEGLLAMVFWLAWTSRRATVGAISYVAKARLEVERRRALLDEARAELRQVRDAARLGRFSGRTIGDFQVGEVMGRGAMGEVYAAETKGSSAPVALKVLHPHLIDSPSEVERFVREVNITSALKSPHVVRVLGAGTASDGSPFLAMERLRGRDLAEILRSDGRLSLGDTVKLVREVASALGVAEQAGIVHRDVKPQNLFLVEGDAPSWKVLDFGVSRLVEATSSLTQGAIGTPAYMSPEQCRSAAVDHRADVFALSSVAYRALTGRPAFSGPDQYVILYSIVHEQPASPSELTMLPADVELVLALGLAKDPSERFQSATELAAALAQAQHNALGEELRGRARAILERSPWGSAPERSEEGANP; translated from the coding sequence ATGCCGGCGGAGGAACCGACCCCAGCGACCGATCTGACGGTCGACGAAGCCCCGACAGTCGCCGACGCCGACGCCGAGCGCACCATCGAGGAAGCCGCTCTCCAGAAGGAGAGCCACGCGCACGCCGCAGTGGGCATGCGCCTGACGCTGATCGGGGCCTTGGGCTGCGCGGCGCTGCTTCAGCTGGTGGTCCACAAGCGTCCCGTCCACTGGGTGATCACCGGGCTCCTGTTCGCCATCGCGGGTGTGTCCGTCTACCTGGATCGCACCGCGGCGGGCGTCCACCGCGGGCGGCCGCCGGCGCGGCTGCTGCTCGGTCTCTTGATGGCGCTGGCGGCCCTGCTCGCCACGGCGTACCTGGGCTTGCTCTCCAGCACTTCGCTCCTGCTCGCCATCATCGTCTGGGCGTTCGCCAGCAACGACTACGCGTTCGAGGCTTGGCTCGTGTACCTGACCTGCGCGCTCGGCTACCTCGTGCTCGTCGCGCTCTCGCTGACCCACGTCTTGCCGCTCACCGGCTCCGTGCTCGGGCTCCAGAAGGAGAACCTGCGCGCGCTATTCGGCCTCTCGATCCTGCTCGAGGGCCTCCTGGCGATGGTGTTCTGGTTGGCCTGGACCAGTCGCCGGGCCACGGTGGGCGCCATCAGCTACGTGGCCAAGGCGCGGCTCGAGGTGGAGCGCCGCCGCGCGTTGCTCGACGAGGCCCGGGCGGAGCTCCGCCAGGTGCGCGACGCCGCGCGCCTCGGGCGCTTCTCCGGCCGGACCATCGGGGACTTCCAGGTGGGCGAGGTGATGGGCCGGGGCGCCATGGGTGAGGTGTACGCGGCCGAGACCAAGGGCAGTAGTGCCCCGGTCGCGCTCAAGGTGCTGCACCCGCACCTGATCGACAGCCCGAGCGAAGTGGAGCGATTCGTGCGCGAAGTGAACATCACCTCGGCGCTGAAGTCCCCCCACGTCGTGCGCGTGCTCGGCGCCGGCACGGCGTCGGACGGCAGCCCGTTCTTGGCGATGGAGCGGCTACGGGGCCGCGATCTGGCGGAGATCCTGCGGAGCGACGGACGGCTGTCGCTCGGCGACACGGTCAAGCTGGTGCGCGAGGTCGCGAGCGCCCTCGGCGTGGCGGAACAGGCCGGCATCGTCCACCGCGACGTGAAGCCTCAGAACCTGTTCCTGGTCGAGGGTGACGCGCCGTCGTGGAAGGTGCTGGACTTCGGCGTATCGCGCTTGGTCGAAGCGACCAGCTCGTTGACCCAGGGCGCCATCGGCACGCCCGCCTACATGTCGCCGGAGCAGTGCCGGAGCGCGGCCGTCGATCATCGCGCGGACGTGTTCGCGCTCTCTTCGGTTGCCTACCGCGCGCTCACCGGTCGCCCCGCCTTCAGCGGCCCCGACCAGTACGTGATCCTCTACAGCATCGTGCACGAGCAGCCCGCGAGCCCGAGCGAGCTCACCATGCTCCCTGCCGACGTCGAGCTCGTGTTGGCGCTCGGCCTGGCGAAGGATCCCTCGGAGCGTTTCCAGTCGGCTACCGAGCTCGCCGCGGCGTTGGCCCAGGCGCAGCACAACGCGCTCGGTGAAGAGCTGCGCGGGCGGGCGCGCGCCATCCTGGAGAGGTCTCCGTGGGGCTCGGCGCCGGAGCGGTCGGAGGAGGGGGCAAACCCGTGA
- a CDS encoding serine protease — protein sequence MLARVALGFWSVLLWGCGPAVDFAGGPEEETSGSRHDIVGGAATSAFPAAGALTRYGSAHCTGTLIGPRKVLTAAHCLEGVSAASLKFVIGPSIAAPEAVIPVASVTAHPSYDAASISHDIGYVTLAQDAPVAPMNVASGMDSSWKGKELTFVGYGITNKNGAGAGVKRSVVMPIASVSATTFSYQTVGKNTCNGDSGGPAFAKLGNDWVVAGVTSYGDVGCTQYGVDTRADAYASFLAETPSSGGGAGDPCQGETYEGRCDGDTVIWCEQQSVHQQSCATQSKACGFDTAKGYYACVVADPCHGETYEGRCDGNTVIWCENEQVKQLACTSCGYDGAKGYYNCQ from the coding sequence ATGCTCGCGCGCGTCGCCCTCGGGTTCTGGTCAGTGTTGCTCTGGGGCTGCGGCCCCGCGGTGGACTTCGCCGGCGGGCCCGAGGAGGAGACGAGCGGCTCCCGCCACGACATCGTCGGCGGAGCAGCTACGAGCGCATTTCCGGCGGCGGGCGCGCTGACCCGTTATGGCTCGGCGCACTGCACCGGCACGCTGATCGGCCCGCGCAAGGTCCTGACCGCGGCGCACTGTCTGGAGGGTGTCTCGGCGGCGTCGCTGAAGTTCGTGATCGGTCCCAGCATCGCTGCGCCCGAGGCGGTGATCCCCGTCGCTTCGGTCACGGCTCATCCGAGCTACGACGCGGCGAGCATCAGCCACGACATCGGCTACGTGACGCTGGCCCAGGACGCGCCAGTGGCGCCCATGAACGTCGCCTCCGGCATGGACTCCAGCTGGAAGGGCAAGGAGCTGACCTTCGTCGGCTACGGCATCACCAACAAGAACGGCGCGGGCGCCGGCGTGAAGCGCTCGGTCGTGATGCCCATCGCGTCGGTCTCGGCGACGACCTTTTCCTACCAGACGGTGGGCAAGAATACCTGCAACGGCGACAGCGGGGGCCCGGCGTTCGCGAAGCTGGGGAACGACTGGGTCGTGGCCGGCGTGACCTCCTACGGCGACGTGGGCTGCACGCAGTACGGCGTGGACACGCGGGCCGACGCCTATGCGAGCTTCCTCGCGGAAACGCCGAGCAGTGGGGGCGGGGCGGGCGATCCGTGTCAGGGCGAGACCTACGAGGGGCGCTGCGACGGCGACACCGTGATCTGGTGCGAGCAGCAAAGCGTGCACCAGCAGAGCTGCGCGACCCAGAGCAAGGCCTGCGGCTTCGACACCGCGAAGGGCTACTACGCCTGCGTCGTCGCCGACCCTTGTCACGGCGAGACCTACGAGGGGCGCTGCGACGGCAACACCGTGATCTGGTGCGAGAACGAGCAGGTGAAGCAGCTCGCCTGCACCAGCTGCGGGTACGACGGCGCGAAGGGGTACTACAACTGCCAGTGA
- a CDS encoding 2-isopropylmalate synthase: protein MVGSKQKSGEPYDWNRARGVAKLMHAGVTFQDETLRDGIQNPSVIDPKIEDKLELIGLMDRLGIHLVNVGLPAASSRNYQDSETACREIVTQKLAIRPVMAARTVVNDIVPIAEIQQKVGKPVVAYAFIGTSEIRKLAESWDLAMIVKRSTEAIAFAVKEGVEVAYVTEDTTRARPETLREIWKSALETGAKRLCLADTVGHATRDGVRNLVVFTRALIDETGIDGVGLDWHGHNDRGLALDNALWALEYGIDRIHGCALGIGERTGNTPMELLLLNLWLQGELELPDPGALDRYCDVAASACKWAGRRLSSDRAATEWKGLLGLP from the coding sequence GTGGTTGGGTCGAAGCAGAAATCCGGCGAGCCCTACGACTGGAACCGAGCCCGGGGTGTCGCCAAGCTGATGCACGCCGGAGTCACCTTCCAGGACGAGACGCTGCGCGACGGCATCCAGAACCCGTCCGTCATCGACCCGAAGATCGAGGACAAGCTCGAGCTCATCGGGCTGATGGATCGCCTGGGCATCCACCTGGTGAACGTCGGCCTGCCGGCCGCCTCGTCGCGGAACTACCAGGACTCCGAGACCGCCTGCCGCGAGATCGTGACGCAGAAGCTCGCCATTCGGCCAGTGATGGCCGCGCGCACGGTCGTGAACGACATCGTGCCCATCGCCGAGATCCAGCAGAAGGTCGGCAAACCGGTCGTCGCCTACGCCTTCATCGGCACGAGCGAGATCCGCAAGCTCGCCGAGAGCTGGGATCTCGCGATGATCGTCAAGCGCAGCACGGAGGCCATCGCGTTCGCGGTGAAGGAGGGAGTCGAGGTCGCGTACGTGACCGAGGACACGACCCGCGCCCGCCCGGAGACCTTACGTGAAATCTGGAAGAGCGCGCTCGAGACCGGGGCCAAGCGGCTGTGCCTGGCGGACACCGTGGGGCACGCCACCCGCGACGGCGTGCGCAACCTGGTCGTTTTCACCCGCGCGCTGATCGACGAGACCGGCATCGACGGCGTCGGGCTCGACTGGCACGGCCACAACGACCGGGGCCTCGCCCTGGACAACGCGCTCTGGGCGCTGGAATACGGCATCGACCGCATCCACGGCTGCGCCCTCGGCATCGGCGAGCGCACCGGCAACACGCCGATGGAGCTCCTGCTCCTGAACCTGTGGCTGCAAGGCGAGCTCGAGCTGCCAGATCCCGGCGCCCTCGATCGCTACTGCGACGTCGCCGCTAGCGCCTGCAAATGGGCCGGAAGGCGCCTGTCTTCCGACCGCGCGGCCACGGAGTGGAAGGGGCTCTTGGGCCTGCCTTGA
- a CDS encoding trypsin-like serine protease, producing MLSTTSRLFVGLSLVFALLGCSSSPAGPELRESPAAIYYGGVETGEPWVVAVHYPRPGTGKIRLCTGSVIAPRAVLTAKHCAHDEVSNGVWQSLEPSVFTVAVATDVTSPSGVQHEVGVTEIRTTPGVYTKADALGGSDIAVLILDADVGAPVKPVSSLPAAVGDPLRIIGFGFTQDDQLGVKHSGDALVSSVATVIKSEGQSWTCSGDSGGPALHATRGEILGVTSFGPSACKVDDSYYTRLDVHADLISQGIEAGGGGASGAAGAAGAGGGSACASSSDCPSDFECLAGACVESGAPPPAPPTASGASSGSSGGCSIGARPDGWALPVLMLLVLARLRRSRRVKAGPRAPSTPWPRGRKTGAFRPICRR from the coding sequence ATGCTCTCGACCACGTCCCGGCTCTTCGTCGGTCTTTCGTTGGTGTTCGCCCTCCTGGGCTGCTCGAGCTCGCCCGCCGGGCCCGAACTTCGCGAGAGTCCGGCGGCCATCTACTACGGCGGCGTCGAGACCGGGGAGCCGTGGGTGGTCGCGGTCCACTATCCTCGACCGGGCACGGGGAAGATCCGTCTGTGCACCGGCTCGGTCATCGCGCCCCGTGCGGTGCTCACCGCCAAGCACTGCGCCCACGACGAGGTGTCGAACGGCGTCTGGCAGTCGCTCGAGCCGTCCGTCTTCACCGTCGCCGTCGCGACCGACGTCACGTCGCCTTCCGGCGTGCAGCATGAGGTGGGCGTCACCGAGATCCGCACCACGCCGGGGGTCTACACCAAGGCCGACGCGCTGGGCGGAAGCGACATCGCGGTCTTGATCCTGGACGCGGACGTCGGAGCACCCGTGAAGCCGGTGTCATCGCTCCCCGCGGCGGTGGGCGATCCGCTGCGGATCATCGGCTTCGGCTTCACCCAGGACGACCAGCTCGGCGTGAAGCACTCGGGCGATGCCCTCGTGTCCAGCGTGGCGACGGTGATCAAGTCCGAGGGCCAGTCCTGGACGTGCAGCGGCGACAGCGGCGGACCAGCCCTCCACGCCACGCGCGGGGAGATCTTGGGTGTGACCAGCTTCGGTCCGAGCGCCTGCAAGGTGGACGATAGCTACTACACGCGGCTGGACGTGCACGCGGACTTGATCTCGCAAGGGATCGAGGCCGGCGGCGGTGGAGCCAGCGGCGCGGCGGGAGCGGCCGGCGCGGGCGGAGGCAGCGCCTGCGCATCGAGCAGCGATTGCCCGTCGGACTTCGAGTGTCTGGCCGGCGCCTGCGTGGAGTCCGGCGCGCCGCCGCCCGCTCCTCCGACGGCGAGCGGCGCGAGCTCGGGTTCGAGCGGCGGCTGCAGCATCGGCGCGCGGCCGGACGGTTGGGCGCTGCCGGTCCTGATGCTCCTCGTGCTCGCCCGGCTGCGGCGTTCGCGCCGCGTCAAGGCAGGCCCAAGAGCCCCTTCCACTCCGTGGCCGCGCGGTCGGAAGACAGGCGCCTTCCGGCCCATTTGCAGGCGCTAG